AATTATGACAACTAAAAACCTCGGTTTTGTTTCAGAAAGTATGTAGAAATGAAATTGTTATAGATAGGAGTATGACAATAGAATGAAAATAAAAAAGTTAAATAAAAGCAGCTTGTTAGTTGGCCTTTCCCTTGCTGTATTCTCATTCATCATGGTAGGGCCGTTTATTTGGATGTTCATTACCTCTGTAAAAACCTATGAAGAAACCATTCGTATTCCAATGCAAATACTGCCAAAGGCAATAAAATGGATAAACTATAAAATTGTATTCGAGAAGTTCCCTTTTATTATTTTATATTTAAATACATTTTTAGTGACCATAGCAACAGTAGCTGGGCAGCTGATTATTGTTTCACTAGCAGCTTATGCATTTTCAAGATTGAATTTTCCAGGAAGAGATATTATATTTCTGTTAATGTTGGGCTTTATGATGGTTCCTGGACAAATCTTTATTATCCCACGCTTTAATTTAATGGTTAATCTCGGCATTACAAATACTTTGACTGCTCTAGTTCTTCCAAGCATTTTCAGCGTCTTTGGGGTTTTTATGATGAAACAGTTTTTTTCAACCATTCCAAAGGAGCTTGATGAAGCAGCTCTTATAGACGGCTGCGGATACTTTAGAATATTTTGGAATATACTGCTTCCACTTACAAAACCGGGCTTGGTTTCATTGGGGATTATGATTATGCTCAGCACCTGGAAAGAGCTCATGTGGCCAATTATAGTTAATAGAAATATTGAAAAGATGACACTTTCAGCAGGTCTTGCAATGCTTATAGGTGAACATACAACTTACTATGAGCAGGTAATGGCTGGAGCTGTAATATCTGTACTGCCCATGGTTATCATATTTGTAATATTTCAGAAGCAATTTGTTGCCGGCATTGCGAGAAGCGGCTTGAAAGGTTAGAAATTGTATTGTGTAGGTAGATTATAAAAAAGGAGTGTGATTTATATGTATTTTAAATATTCAATCAATGATTGTCACATACATCTCTTTGATTCAAAGGACATTGACAAGTGTGTGGACATGATTGATTATTGCGGTTTTACAAACTGGACACATTTAGCATGTACAGTTGTTCCAATAAATAAAGCGTTGACTCAGAATCTTTTAGGTGCGCTGCTGAAGCTTCAAGAAGGTGGAAGATGTCAAGCCTTTGCATCTTTTCATTATTTCAACGGAAAGGTTCCTAATGCAGATGAACTTCTGCGCCAGATTAAATGGTTTGATGAAGCTGGGTTTGATGGAATCAAAATGCTGGATGGGAAGCCAACTATAAGAAAGATGCTTGACATACCACTAGATGATGAAAGCTATGATAAGATGTTTGATTACGCTGAAAAAAGGCAGATACCAATAATGTATCATATAAATGATCCTATTGAGTTCTGGTACCGTGATAGAATGCCTAACTGGGCTGTTGCAAGCGGTAATTTTTATGGAGATGGAAGCTATCCGCATAAATACGAAATTGATGAGGAGACCTTTAGATTTTTAAGAAAGCATCCTAAATTGAAGATTTGCATACCACATTTCTTCTTTATATCTGATCAATATGGATTATGCAGCGAAATGTTAGACAGATATGCTAATCTTTATTTTGATATTACACCAGGTTGGGAAATGTTTGAAAACTTTGCAAAAGACCTTGAACTATGGAGGCAATTCTTTATAAACAATGCTCATAAGATATTATTTGGAAGCGATACTTTCTCTGACCATTGGATGGAAACCATTGCTTGCTTAAGAAGAGTAATGGAGACTAAAGAGGAGTTTGTCGCATTTGAAGAAAACTGCATAGGCTTAGATTTGCCGGAAGAAGCCTTAAGACAGATTTATTATGAAAACTATTATAAGTTTGTTGGAAGAACCAATAAAAAGATAAATGTAGACGCTGTTTTAGAGTATGCTGATACACTATACAACTTAGTTCAGGATGGACCTGACAAGCAAGAAGTAATTGATGAGATAAATTATCTTAAACAGGAAATTGCAAAATTTAAATAAGAAGCAGCATATCATAACGAAAGGTATTGGTGAAAATATGAAGCTTTGTGTATTGGGAGGGGGAGGCGCTCGAAGTGTTTTCCTGACAAAATCGCTGGTTAAAAGCGCTGAAGAAATCAAAGTCGACCATATTGTTTTGATGGATAATAATGAACAAAAACTAATGAAATACGGGGCTCTTTCAAAGGGAATTGCAGCAAAAATAAACCCTTCTATCCAGTTTGATATTACGATAGATGCAAGAGAGGCTCTTAAAAATGCCGACTACATTATAACTACTCTTCGTGTTGGCGGTGATGAAGCTAGAAGGTTCGATGAAGAGGCTTGTCTTAAGCTTGGAGTACTTGGGCAGGAAACAACAGGAGCCGGCGGTTTTGCAATGGCAATAAGGAGTGTGCCTGTGCTGATTGAATACTGTAAGTTAGCAAAGGAGGTGGCAAATCCCACACATTTGATATTTAATTTTACAAATCCAAGCGGTATAGTTACTCAAGCTCTTCGAAGCTCTGGATTCTCTAATGTATATGGAATTTGCGACGCACCTAGCGGCTTTATTAAGCAGCTGGAAGAAGTACTAGGCGTAGGTAGCGATGGATTAAGCATTGAGTGCTATGGACTTAATCATCTATCCTGGTTTAGAAATGCCTCTGCAAATGGGAAAGCTGTTCAGTATGATTTATTGATGAAGCCAGAAACTTATAAGAATACTGAACTTCGTCTCTTTGATTATGACATGTGCAGCTTGAACGGAAACTGTATGCTGAATGAGTATTTATACTTTTATTACAGCAGGGAAAAATCCTTGAAGCTTATAAAGCAAGCAGAGCATCCTCGAGGAGAAATGATTTACTATATAAATAAGGAATTGGAAGAAGAACTTGAAAAGGTTGATATACAATTGGAGCTTGAAAAAGCATTTAATCTGTATATGAATTCCTATGCTAAAAGAGAAAATGCCTATTTTTCAGTTGAAAGCGGAAGCGAACGTCCGCATTCCTGGAAGGTGCCTACAATAGATGAGTTTATTGATAAGCCTGATGAGGGTGGTTATGCTGCAGTAGCTCTTAAGTTTATAAAGGCAGTAACTAATGGTAATAAAACACAAATGGTGCTTTCTGTGCCAAATGAAGAAGCAATCGATGGATTGGCTCCTGATGACGTAGTGGAAATTACGTGCACTATTGACAAGCAAGGTGCGCATCCCATAAATATCGGTATTATAGATGAGTTCCAACTGCTTCAGATAAAGCGTATTAAATATTTTGAACGCTGTACAATTAAAGCCATACTGGAAGGAGACAGGGATTCAGCTGTTAAAGGGTTGTACATTCATCCTCTTGTAAATGATATGGAAGTAGCAAGAGAATTAGCTGATATATTTTTTAAAAAATATTCTATTTACATGGAAAATATAAGTATAAGCTGATATATTACGGGCTTATAACTTTATAATGGAAGGCAAGTGGAGATTATGTATGATTTTAAAACCTTTGGACAAATGAATCTTGATGTGATATTTAAAGGGTTTCCCCACATGCCAGAAGCTGGGGAGGAGGTATTTGCAAAGCAATTTGATCTCCAGCTTGGCGGTGGGCCAATGCTTTATCCTATACTTTTGAATAATCTTGGATTTAAAACAAAACTTGGAACCTTTCTCTCTGACAATGAAGCAAGCAGCCTATGCATAAATCTGATGGAGAGAATAGGATTTAAAGACTATGAAAATTTTAATAAGCGAGAAGCAAACCCCGTTGTTGTAACAGGAGTGTTTTCACTGGAACATGATAGAAGCTTTGTATCCTATAATCGCTTTATTAATGAATCAAAGCTTTCAGAGGAAGAAGTGTATGAATTTTTAAAGGATGCCAGGGTTATATCAGCCCCAATAGGGCATTTAGGGGCATTAAAAAGGCTGCACCATGAGGGTAGAAAAGTTGTTTTTGATGTTGGATGGAGTGACTCTCTTTGTGTGGAGAACTTAAAGCCTATTCTTCAATTTGTTGATATATTTAGTCCAAATGATAGAGAAGCAATGAAAATGACAGGTAAAGAAACGCCTGAAGCGGCTCTTTTGGTGCTAAAGAACTATACAGAAGCGCCAATTGTTACAATGGGTGAAAAGGGCTGTATTTACTACGATAATGGAGTAAAAAGCATACCCACGGTTTCTAATATGAAAAGCGTTGATACCACAGGCGCTGGGGATAACTTTATTGCTGGCGTTGTTTATGGTTTGCTTAAGGAATATTCATTATGCGATTGTATAAAACTGGGCAATGTCTTTGCAGGCTACTCCACAACAAAAATAGGCTGCTACGGCGCTATGATTACTAAAGAAATTATTGATTGCTATTTCAGACCTGATATATAAAGCATAAGGCATAAGCAAAAAACTAAAATATTGTGAAAGGTATAGGAAAAATGCGATTTAAGGAAAGCGCAGCAAGATATGAAGACTATATAATTGAATTAAGACGACATTTTCACAGAAATCCTGAACTATCTTTCAAAGAAGTCAGCACCTCTGAAGTTGTTTGCAAGCAGCTGGAGAAAATGAAAATACCTTATGTATGCTTGGAAGAAAATTGTGTTGTAGGATTAATTGAAGGGAATGAGGCAGGCAAAAGCCTCGCTATTCGTGCAGATATGGATGCCCTGCCAATTGAAGAAGAGACGGGACTATCATTTGCATCTCAGACAAAAGGCATAATGCATGCTTGCGGTCATGATGGACACACGGCTATGCTTTTAGGTGCTGCTGCAATGATTAATGAAGTGAAGGAGGAACTTGAAGGAAAAGTTTATCTTTGTTTTCAGTCCGCAGAAGAAATATGGGGCGGTGCAAAGGTTGTTATAGACTACCTTGAAAGACAAGGCGGTGTTGATGAGGCGATATCTGCCCACCTATGGGCAGATATTGAATCGGGAAATATCTCTGTTGTAAAGGGTGCACGTATGGCAAGTGCGGATGGATTTGAAATTGAAGTAATGGGCCGTGGAGGGCACGGCTCAAGACCTGATCAGTGTATTGACCCTATAAGGGCGGCCTCCAATATTGTATTAGGTATTACCTCCATACCAACTAACCGGTATAAAGCTACTGAGCCCCTTGTGGTTCATGTTGGAGCAATTAATGCTGGATCCTTAGGCAATATTATTCCTAAAAGTGCCAAGATTCTAGGCGGAATCCGAAGCTTCTCACAAGAAGGAAAGACCGCAGCTTGGAGCTTAATTCATGAAATCGCTGAAAATGGTGCAAAAATGTATGGAGCAGAAGCAAAAGTAACTATATTGGGAGGTGTTCCTTCTGTAGTTAATCATAGTGAGTCAGTTGAGCGTGCACAGCGTGTAATAGACATGATTGATGTGTTGAAACAGGATGACTATGAACCTATTTGCGCTTCTGAAAATTTCGGAATGTATATGGAAAAGTATAAAGGGTTCATGGCGTTTATTGGTATCAGGAACAAGAATAAAGGCCTTATTTATCCTCAGCATCATCCGAAGTTTGATATAGATGAAGCTGTATTAAAAGAAGGAGCAAGGTTTTTTGCGGAATACGCGTATAATTTCTTAGATGGAAACAGCCAGTTATAGCAAGATTATTTTCTGTTCATGTATAAAATATAGCAAAAACTTCTGAAAATATAATTATATATTCAGAAGTTTTTTGCTTAGTTAAAGGAGATGATCTTCATGGGTTTTTTTCAAAGTCAGGAAACACTTACAGCAGTTCAATGGGCTTTACGTGCTATGGTTGGGTTTTTCTTTTTAGTTATTGTTGCAAAGGTATTAGGCCAGCGTTCAATCTCGCAGCTAAGGCTACTTGATTTCGTTGTTGCTTTAGTCATTGGCAATATGGTTGCCCACCCCTTATCCGATGAGCATCTCGGGATGGAGGGCTCTCTTATTTGTACAGCTGTCATTGTAGCTTTATATCTTGGTGGTATCTTTATGATACTTAGATGGCCAAGATTTAGAAGATTGCTTAATCAAAAGCCTGTCATTCTCGTCCAGAATGGAGAGATACTTGATAAAGGCTTGAAAAAAGCAAGGATATCTATTGACATTTTATTGGAGGAGTTAAGGGAGCAAAAGGTAAAGGATGTAAAGACAGTAGCTATAGCCTTTTGGGAAGCAGACGGGAAAATTTCATTTTTTCTTGACCCTAGATATGAAAATGTGACAAACGAAGCTCTGCAGATTAAAACAGAGCCTTTGGATTTTCCAAGAATAGTTATCAAGGAGGGCATAATAAATTATAAGGAGTTAAAACAAATCGGTAAGGACGAAGTGTGGGTCGTTTCAAATGTAAAAAGATTGTATCATACTGAGGTGAAAAATGTTCTATTAGCTAGCCTTGATAGAAGAGGCAATATGACTGTATTCTTGTATAAGTAAAATATTTTATAAAAATAAAATTAATGTAAGAGCCAGCAGGCTCTTTTGCTTTATCAAATACCCTGCATCCCTCGCAGAGAAAAAAGTTAACTTTTTATATTTATAAATTTTTAAAAAGTTAAAAAGTTAACTTTTTATGTTGCGAGAGAAAGAGGTCATGGCTATTTAAAAATAAAAACCTTTCTAATCAAATTCTAATGTTTCATTAATTATTGTCTAACTATTGCTGCTTATAATAAAAACATAAGGTTAAGGAAAATAAATTATAAGAGAGAGGTAATAGAAAATGACAGTAAGAATGGGAAATATCGATGAACTTATTAAAAGAACAAACGTAAGCTACGAGGCAGCAAAGGAAGCACTTGAAAAGTGCAATGACGATTTGCTGGAGGCAATTATTTATCTTGAGAAAAACAATATGGCTAAGCCAAAGGAAACTTCAGAGAACAAGGAATCCTTGTGGGATAAGTTTAAGAAGCTTGTTAGAAAAGGAAACAATACAAAGTTTATAATTAGCAAGAAGGATGTTTCAATATTAAGCATACCAGTTACTTTGGCAGTTGTTATTACAGTGATTGCTCCTTATGTAACCTTCTTTGGTTTAATAGTTGCTCTATTTACTGGACACAGAATCAAGTTTGAAGGCAAGGATATGGAGTGCGGCAAGGTAAATGAGATGATGAATAAGGTGGCTGAGAGTGTGGATTCTGCTAAGAGAAAGATTAGTGAGGACTCCAGTAGTACAACAGACGCACAATAATCTAATAATGCTTTATTAAAAAATCAGGGCTGATTAACCTATCAGCCCTGATTTTTCTATTGATATATCGTAGTTTGGTATTTTGCTTTAGCTGGTGCAATTTTTTATATTGGGTTAGAGCTTTTTCATTAATTTTTGTTAAGAAAAGAAGGAGTACATTACTGTTTGTAGGATCATGACAATATACTAGGTAAATGATAAGTTACAACATTAGATTTAGGATATAGAATGGTGAATAGTACCATAAATAAGTGCGGTTTTTAGAGATATGTTTTCTGCACAGGATCCAAGTGGAGTGTGCAGTGTTTATAAGGTGAGAAATAGCACATGTGAAAAAACATAATAAAAATCTATAAATAACAATATGAATAAAAAACTGACTTAAAAGAATATTGGAAATATTGCAAAGAGTAAAAAATATAATATATAATCAAAGTGAGTGCTAAAATTATCAAATATTTTTTGTTGCAGCACAAATCCTATGGTAATGAAAGGATTGAGAAACTATGAATAAGACAAGCTATACTTCAATTGAGGAGCAAGTACATATGCCATTACTTGAAGCAATAAGCATTGGTAAGGATGGAAATGTTATTTCATATGTTAAAAGGACTTCTGATCTAGCTGAAAATGTATATAGAAATCATGTATGGGTTTATGAAGTAGATGGTCAAAAGCATTATCCCGTCACAACAGGCAAATGTGAAAGCAGTAGCCCTACATGGGCTCCAGATAAGAACTATTTAGCCTATATAACAGAGAATGGTGAAAAAGAAAAGCTCCGAAAGCAAATTATTTTGAAAACCTTTGACGAGTTCAATGGAATTCAGATTACAAATTCTAAAGAAGGTGTAAACAACTTTATCTGGTCTCCTGATGGCAAGGGTATATACTATACCACTACGGAAGCTGGTTCGGAGGAGTTAAAAAAACGTAAAGAGACTTATGGAGAATTTGAATATGTTGATAAAGAATATAAAAATGATTATTTATGCTATGTAGGAATAGATGAGGCAATTAAATCATTCAAAGAACTAAATAATAAGAAAAAAGGTGAAAATGAAGAATCCAAGGATGTTGAAGAGGAGATAACAAATCCGAGGGATTTTAGTATAAGGGGTTTCCAAATATCACCGGATGGGAAAAAAGCTGCACTTATATGTACTCCAACAGGAGATATAAGAGATGAAGAAACAAATGTATACCTATTGAATATCTCAACTAAAAAGTTTACAAAACTCAATCTTACTGGAATTTTTAGTTCAAATATTGCATTTTCACCAGATGGAAACAAGATTGTATTTGCTAAAACTCCAAGAGGTTCAGAATGTTATAAATGGAAGGTTTGGGAAGATACCGTTTTAGAGATATATGATCTTGAAAAGGAAAAAACCTTAATGAGGTTATCTGAATTTGACAGAAGTGTTACACCTATTAAATGGACAAGTAAAGGAATCCTTGTAACCTGGCAGGATCGAGCCAACTATCGAATCGGAATGATTTCTGAAAAGGGTGAAATATCTTCAATTTATAGTAAGGATGAGTGTTATATAGCCGATGCAGATAGTACCTCTGACGGTGAAAATATAGCTTATATTAAAATAGAAAAAAATAAGGCAGCTGAGGTTTACGTAAACGAAGTACAAGTAACCAATGAAAGCAGGGTATACGAGAATAAAATACTGAGTAAAAAAGAACTTCTAATCTGGAGCACCAAGGATGGTCTTGAGATAGAAGGGGTTTTATCGAAACCACATGATTATGATTCCAATAAAAAGTATCCACTTTTGGTAGTTATACATGGTGGACCAACATGGGCATCATTTCCAATTCATAATATGAATAAACTCTACCCAATTGAGCAGTTTGTAGAGAGAGGCTTTATTGTTCTTGAGCCCAATTACAGAGGAAGCTCAGGTTATGGGGGCAAGTTCCTGACTTGCAATTTTAGAATGCTCGGGGTAGGAGACTATGAGGATGTTATTTCTGGAGTAGATTATCTAATAGAAAAGGACATAATAGATAGCGAAAGAGTTGGAGTAATGGGTTGGAGTCAGGGGGGATACATCTCAGCCTTCTGCGCAACTTTTAGCAATCGATTCAAAGCAGTCTCTGTAGGAGCAGGAATAAGCAACTGGATTACCTACTATGTAAATACTGACATTACAACATTTACTAGATCATATCTAGGAGCAACACCATGGAATGATCCAGAAATATATGCAAAAACTTCTCCTATGACCTATTTAAAAACTGCTTGCACACCAACCCTTATACAACATGGCGATAGTGATAAGAGGGTACCTGTTCCAAATGCATATGAACTCTTCCGAGGACTACAAGACTTAGAAGTGGAAAGTGAACTTGTAGTATTTAAAGGAATGGGGCACAGTCCTAATAAACCTGGACTTCATAAAGTAATAATGGAACAAAATCTTGAATGGTTTGTAAAGCATGTTTAATATGAATGGATGGAGTATAAAGAGGACGGTTAATAACTATCAGCTATTTTAAGCTATAGTGGGAGGATTATATGGGGATAGAGAAAATGAGTGATTTTTTTACCGCTCGTGTGGAAGGTTATGACGAGCATATGCTCAATGAGGTAGAGGGCTGCAGAGAGGCTTATATAAAGCTTGCGGAGTTATTGCCAAAGGATACAGCTGAGCTATTGGATTTAGGCTGTGGTACAGGACTGGAGCTTGATGAAATTTTTAAAATAAATCCCACTGTAAGAGTAACTGGTATAGATTTAACAGAGGCAATGCTTGATAAGCTTAAGCAGAAGCATCCTGATAAGAATCTTACACTTATTAATGCAAGTTACTTTAACTATGATTTTGGAATTTATAAGTATGATGCTGCAGTATCCTTTCAGACTATGCATCATTTTTCCCATAAGGATAAGCTTGATTTGTACTCAAAGCTATGTGACTCATTAAAGGATGGAGCTCAGTACATTGAATGTGATTATATGGTGGAAAATCAGGAAGAGGAAGACTTTTACTACAGAGAAAACAGAAGAATAAGAGAGGAGCAGGGCATAGGACAGGGTGAGTTTTATCATTATGACACTCCCTGCACCATTGATAACCAGATAAAGCTGCTGGTAGAATCCGGGTTTAAAACTGCTAAAATGGTTTGGAGAGTTGAAAATACTACTATAATAATTGCACAGAAATAATAAGAACTTTTAAGCGAGGTAATAGATGATATTTGAAAAATTAAACGAAAAACATTTAGAAGATGCGGTGAGGCAGCCAGAGATTTGGATAAGCCTTTGAATATTGAGATTAATAAAGATTATTCCTACGAAGAAATACCCTTTAGTGAAGCTGGCTGCTTATTACCCTTGGCAAACCGCTTGGTTAGGCATCTTGGAGGAAGCCCAACTTATTTTCCATGTGTTGATTTTTCTGAGGAAAGCTTTCTTGCTAGATGTACTAGAAAGCAGTCGCGCATATTTGTTGCCAAAAATATGGACGAGATTATAGGCTATCTTGAAATTATAAAGGATGGAGAAACTTTTATTTCAGAAGAAGCGGATATGCTAAATGTTTGTGGAGTGTATTTAAAGGAAGAATATCGTGGGAAAAATATACTTCAGAGCCTGCTTTCCTTTGTGCTTGAAGCCTTAAAGAAGGAAGGGAAAAAACGTTTGGGAGTAGATTGCGAGACTCTAAATCCTACTGCCTTAAGATTTTGGGGTAAGCATTTTGATAATTATACCTACAGCTTTGTAAGAAGAATTGATGAAAGAATTCTAAAATAATTCAAAAGAGAAATACATAAAATATATTCTAAAAAGATTTTGAAATAACCTTGACTCTTACCTTAGAGGAGGGCTTATGATTATTCATGAGGTGAGGAATTATGCTATACACGGTGAAAGAAGTTTCAGAGTTAACAGGAGTTACAATAAAAACACTCTATCATTATCATAAAATTGGATTGCTCAAGCCCTATGAGATAACAGATGCCGGCTATCGTCTCTATGGGGCAAAAGAACTTGAACTTTTGCAGCAAATATTATTCTACCGTGAGCTTGATTTTTCACTGAAGGATATTATTAAGGCACTTGAGGATGAACCGAATCGATTAGAGTGTTTAGATAAACAACAGAAGCTGCTCTTTGCGCGCAAGCAGAGACTGGATTGTTTGCTAAAAACTATAGATAAATCGATTGTCCTTGGAAAGAAAGGAGAAGTTATGGATAAATCTAAAATGTTTAACGGACTTAATAAAGAAGAGTGGGAAGGTGCACTTTCTGAGCAGAGTGAATATCTTAAGGATAAATACGATTATAACATGCCAGAGGTTGAGGAAGCTCAATTGGATAATATGAATGAACAAGCTGAAGAAGCGCAGAAGTTTATGGATTATATAAAAGCTGCTCTTAAAGGTGGAAAGAAGCCTAATGATGAGGACATACAAGAAGCCTTGAAAAATCATATTGCATTTTTAAGCAGTCATGGTCATAACCTTGATGCGGGGACATTTGCAGCACAGACAAAGTTTTTTATAGAAGATGATTTTCATAGAAGTATGCTTGAAAACCAGCAGGTTGGACTTTCTTACTACCTTTATACAGCCGCAGAAATGTATGCAGCTTTAAATAAAGTCAGTAAGTAAGGTTTTAAAAGTGATATAAGTAAAACAATAAGAGGCAAGCTGTAGCTTGCCTCTTATTGTTTAAATTGATTAGTATTGTTACTTATTTCATAAGCTAGTATTAGGAGGAAGTTTATTCTGTATAATTTTATATTTTAAATTTACATATAAATATAACAGGCTTAGAATTAATATTAGGAGTTGATTTAGTGAACGAAAAATCAATGTTAAAAATGAAAAAATCCGTACTTATTTCCATACCAGTTCTTTTCATTATTAGCGGACCAATGCACTTTTTGTTTGAGCTATTAGGTGAGGCTCCTATCATCGGGGCGATTGTTCCAGTTAGTGAAAGTCCTTGGGAGCATCTTAAGCTGGTGTTTTATCCAATTCTTTTCTGGTGGCTTATATTTTATGCAAGAGGCAGAAAACAGGAGGACTTTTCAAAAGAGAAGTGGATTGCAGCTGCTTTTGCCGCAGTGCTATCAGCAGTACTAACTATTTTTTTCATCTTTTATTCCTATACAGGAGCCTTTGCGGTAGAGTTCCTGGCTTTTGATATTTTCTCATCCTTATTTGCTACAGCGGTAGGTCAGTGTTTGGCATATCATATTTTCAAGTATTCTAAGCCGACCAAACCTGCTGCAGTTATAGCATTTTTAGGAGTTGCAGTACTCCTGGTTATGTTTGTTGCCTTTACCTATAACACTCCGCATGTACCTCTATTTTTAGATAGAAATACTGGAGGCTATGGTATATAGGATATAGCCTCCAGCCGTAAAACAACACTATATGCTGGAATTGGCTTATTTGAATAAAAAATAGTTATTGAATTACATTCAGGTTAGTATACAGGGGTTGTTTTTTAATGGTAAACTATTATATACAATTACTTAGATAGAAAAGGATTGATTTTTATGAAAAATTCAAGAAACCCTAATACTAATCATCCACCAGCTGCATCATATGTACATTAGTTGGTGACTTTGATGCTTGGGCATGTAAAGAGGTTAAATAATACTATGTTTCACTTGTAAAGCTAAAGAATAGCTCTAACTCAAAATGAAAGACCATCAATGAGATGATGGTCTTTCACAATTATGAGTCCGTAGAAATTTAGAGTTATTAATATGTTATAGACAGAAGAATGTAATAAAAAGAAAAGAGGTGGATTTTAGTGAGAGTTTAGCTATTGCTATGCACTCTCTCGCTAAAGATAATATATGTTTAGCATTATGATTGTTGAAGATAATGAGCAGCTTCAAAATGAGATAGGAAATTTATTAACCCGCAGTGGGTATCGCATTATGAAAACTATGGAGTTTGACAAAATACCTAAGCTTGTGAAGGAGAGTAATCCACATTTAATCCTATTGGATATTAACCTGCCCCAAGATGATGGATTTAAGATATGTACAGAAATACGTAGTTTTTCAACAGTACCAATTATATTTATTACAAGCAGGGATACAAATGTAGATGAACTTATGAGCATAACCTTAGGAGGAGACGACTTTATTACAAAGCCATATAATGCTCAAATTCTCCTGGCAAGAATAAATTCGCTGTTAAAGAGGGCATACCCTGATGAAAAGGCAGGAGACTTTATAGAATATAACGGAGTTAAATTAAACATACTGTCCAGCAAAGTTGAATATAGGAATAAAGAAATAGAACTTACCAAAAATGAACTTAAAATACTTCATTACCTATTGATTAATAAGGGAAAGATAGTATCAAGAGTAGACATTATGGAATATTTATGGGACAGTGCTTTGTTTGTAAATGACAATACTCTTACAGTAAATATAACAAGACTTAGAAATAAGTTTGAGGATGTTGGAATCAGCGAATTTATAAAGACTAAAAGAGGACAAGGATATATAGTATGAATTTAGGGGATTATTTGAATGAAAGAATAAAAGGTATTTTTTTAAATTTTATAGCATTAATCACCCT
The genomic region above belongs to Clostridium swellfunianum and contains:
- a CDS encoding DUF4342 domain-containing protein, which gives rise to MTVRMGNIDELIKRTNVSYEAAKEALEKCNDDLLEAIIYLEKNNMAKPKETSENKESLWDKFKKLVRKGNNTKFIISKKDVSILSIPVTLAVVITVIAPYVTFFGLIVALFTGHRIKFEGKDMECGKVNEMMNKVAESVDSAKRKISEDSSSTTDAQ
- a CDS encoding S9 family peptidase, with the translated sequence MNKTSYTSIEEQVHMPLLEAISIGKDGNVISYVKRTSDLAENVYRNHVWVYEVDGQKHYPVTTGKCESSSPTWAPDKNYLAYITENGEKEKLRKQIILKTFDEFNGIQITNSKEGVNNFIWSPDGKGIYYTTTEAGSEELKKRKETYGEFEYVDKEYKNDYLCYVGIDEAIKSFKELNNKKKGENEESKDVEEEITNPRDFSIRGFQISPDGKKAALICTPTGDIRDEETNVYLLNISTKKFTKLNLTGIFSSNIAFSPDGNKIVFAKTPRGSECYKWKVWEDTVLEIYDLEKEKTLMRLSEFDRSVTPIKWTSKGILVTWQDRANYRIGMISEKGEISSIYSKDECYIADADSTSDGENIAYIKIEKNKAAEVYVNEVQVTNESRVYENKILSKKELLIWSTKDGLEIEGVLSKPHDYDSNKKYPLLVVIHGGPTWASFPIHNMNKLYPIEQFVERGFIVLEPNYRGSSGYGGKFLTCNFRMLGVGDYEDVISGVDYLIEKDIIDSERVGVMGWSQGGYISAFCATFSNRFKAVSVGAGISNWITYYVNTDITTFTRSYLGATPWNDPEIYAKTSPMTYLKTACTPTLIQHGDSDKRVPVPNAYELFRGLQDLEVESELVVFKGMGHSPNKPGLHKVIMEQNLEWFVKHV
- a CDS encoding class I SAM-dependent methyltransferase; its protein translation is MGIEKMSDFFTARVEGYDEHMLNEVEGCREAYIKLAELLPKDTAELLDLGCGTGLELDEIFKINPTVRVTGIDLTEAMLDKLKQKHPDKNLTLINASYFNYDFGIYKYDAAVSFQTMHHFSHKDKLDLYSKLCDSLKDGAQYIECDYMVENQEEEDFYYRENRRIREEQGIGQGEFYHYDTPCTIDNQIKLLVESGFKTAKMVWRVENTTIIIAQK
- a CDS encoding GNAT family N-acetyltransferase is translated as MDKPLNIEINKDYSYEEIPFSEAGCLLPLANRLVRHLGGSPTYFPCVDFSEESFLARCTRKQSRIFVAKNMDEIIGYLEIIKDGETFISEEADMLNVCGVYLKEEYRGKNILQSLLSFVLEALKKEGKKRLGVDCETLNPTALRFWGKHFDNYTYSFVRRIDERILK
- a CDS encoding MerR family transcriptional regulator, which codes for MLYTVKEVSELTGVTIKTLYHYHKIGLLKPYEITDAGYRLYGAKELELLQQILFYRELDFSLKDIIKALEDEPNRLECLDKQQKLLFARKQRLDCLLKTIDKSIVLGKKGEVMDKSKMFNGLNKEEWEGALSEQSEYLKDKYDYNMPEVEEAQLDNMNEQAEEAQKFMDYIKAALKGGKKPNDEDIQEALKNHIAFLSSHGHNLDAGTFAAQTKFFIEDDFHRSMLENQQVGLSYYLYTAAEMYAALNKVSK
- a CDS encoding DUF6512 family protein — protein: MNEKSMLKMKKSVLISIPVLFIISGPMHFLFELLGEAPIIGAIVPVSESPWEHLKLVFYPILFWWLIFYARGRKQEDFSKEKWIAAAFAAVLSAVLTIFFIFYSYTGAFAVEFLAFDIFSSLFATAVGQCLAYHIFKYSKPTKPAAVIAFLGVAVLLVMFVAFTYNTPHVPLFLDRNTGGYGI
- a CDS encoding response regulator transcription factor, producing MFSIMIVEDNEQLQNEIGNLLTRSGYRIMKTMEFDKIPKLVKESNPHLILLDINLPQDDGFKICTEIRSFSTVPIIFITSRDTNVDELMSITLGGDDFITKPYNAQILLARINSLLKRAYPDEKAGDFIEYNGVKLNILSSKVEYRNKEIELTKNELKILHYLLINKGKIVSRVDIMEYLWDSALFVNDNTLTVNITRLRNKFEDVGISEFIKTKRGQGYIV